One window of the Oncorhynchus mykiss isolate Arlee chromosome 5, USDA_OmykA_1.1, whole genome shotgun sequence genome contains the following:
- the LOC110523914 gene encoding phospholipid phosphatase 1 isoform X2, which translates to MFEARGILFILLDIACLIIAGLPFAILTPLHNPFKRGFFCNDDSIKYPLKEDTISYQLLGGVMIPITVLTMVFGECLSVYLKRIKSKSSFSNMYVASVYKAIGTFVFGAAMSQSLTDIAKYSIGRLRPHFLDVCKPDWKLINCTAGAYIEDFTCTGDTHMVNEARLSFYSGHSSFSMYCMLFLALYIQARLQAEWARLLRPTLQFFLIAASVYTGLSRVSDYKHHWSDVLAGLIQGALVAILVVFCVSDFFKKRVEPQEDVEIPHTSLQETPTNGNHYDSSPN; encoded by the exons ATGTTCGAGGCGAGAGGGATTCTTTTTATTCTGCTTGACATAGCCTGTTTAATTATCG CTGGACTGCCATTCGCTATACTCACACCGCTACACAATCCCTTCAAACGTGGATTTTTCTGTAACGATGATTCAATCAAGTACCCTCTAAAAGAAGACACCATATCCTATCAGTTGTTAGGTGGAGTTATGATACCCATCACAGTACTCACT ATGGTCTTTGGAGAGTGCCTTTCAGTCTATCTAAAGCGCATCAAATCAAAGTCCTCTTTCAGCAACATGTATGTGGCCAGTGTTTACAAAGCCATCGGCACCTTCGTGTTTGGGGCTGCCATGAGCCAATCGCTCACTGACATCGCCAAGTATTCGATTGGTCGGCTGCGACCTCACTTCCTGGACGTGTGCAAGCCGGACTGGAAGCTGATCAACTGCACGGCAGGCGCCTACATTGAGGACTTCACCTGCACCGGGGATACGCACATGGTCAACGAGGCCAG GCTGTCCTTCTACTCCGGCCACTCCTCCTTCTCCATGTACTGCATGCTGTTCCTGGCA CTATACATCCAGGCCAGACTGCAGGCAGAGTGGGCTAGACTCCTGAGACCAACACTCCAATTCTTCCTGATCGCTGCATCCGTTTACACTGGCCTGTCCCGTGTGTCCGACTACAAACACCACTGGAGCGACGTCCTGGCTGGCCTTATTCAGGGAGCACTCGTGGCCATACTGGTG GTATTTTGTGTGTCAGACTTCTTCAAGAAGAGGGTGGAGCCCCAGGAGGATGTGGAGATTCCCCACACCAGCCTGCAAGAGACACCCACTAACGGAAACCATTACGACAGCAGCCCCAACTAA
- the LOC110523914 gene encoding phospholipid phosphatase 1 isoform X1: protein MFEARGILFILLDIACLIIGGLPLAAFNLGKIKPYQRGFFCNDDSISYPFHQSTVTSIVLYTAGFALPICCMVFGECLSVYLKRIKSKSSFSNMYVASVYKAIGTFVFGAAMSQSLTDIAKYSIGRLRPHFLDVCKPDWKLINCTAGAYIEDFTCTGDTHMVNEARLSFYSGHSSFSMYCMLFLALYIQARLQAEWARLLRPTLQFFLIAASVYTGLSRVSDYKHHWSDVLAGLIQGALVAILVVFCVSDFFKKRVEPQEDVEIPHTSLQETPTNGNHYDSSPN, encoded by the exons ATGTTCGAGGCGAGAGGGATTCTTTTTATTCTGCTTGACATAGCCTGTTTAATTATCG GGGGACTGCCCCTGGCAGCCTTTAACTTGGGCAAAATCAAGCCCTATCAGAGGGGCTTTTTCTGTAACGATGACAGCATCAGCTACCCCTTCCACCAGAGTACAGTCACCTCCATTGTGCTCTACACGGCGGGCTTCGCTCTGCCCATTTGCTGT ATGGTCTTTGGAGAGTGCCTTTCAGTCTATCTAAAGCGCATCAAATCAAAGTCCTCTTTCAGCAACATGTATGTGGCCAGTGTTTACAAAGCCATCGGCACCTTCGTGTTTGGGGCTGCCATGAGCCAATCGCTCACTGACATCGCCAAGTATTCGATTGGTCGGCTGCGACCTCACTTCCTGGACGTGTGCAAGCCGGACTGGAAGCTGATCAACTGCACGGCAGGCGCCTACATTGAGGACTTCACCTGCACCGGGGATACGCACATGGTCAACGAGGCCAG GCTGTCCTTCTACTCCGGCCACTCCTCCTTCTCCATGTACTGCATGCTGTTCCTGGCA CTATACATCCAGGCCAGACTGCAGGCAGAGTGGGCTAGACTCCTGAGACCAACACTCCAATTCTTCCTGATCGCTGCATCCGTTTACACTGGCCTGTCCCGTGTGTCCGACTACAAACACCACTGGAGCGACGTCCTGGCTGGCCTTATTCAGGGAGCACTCGTGGCCATACTGGTG GTATTTTGTGTGTCAGACTTCTTCAAGAAGAGGGTGGAGCCCCAGGAGGATGTGGAGATTCCCCACACCAGCCTGCAAGAGACACCCACTAACGGAAACCATTACGACAGCAGCCCCAACTAA